A window of Polaribacter litorisediminis contains these coding sequences:
- a CDS encoding M16 family metallopeptidase codes for MKKSILSLASAMLFVFATNAQKVEFEEYDLDNGMHVILHKDTSAPVVITSVMYHVGAKDEQPGRTGMAHFFEHLLFEGTKNIGKGEWFKMVSSNGGRNNANTTDDRTYYYEIFPSNKLELGLWMESERLLHPIIGQDGVDTQNEVVKEEKRLRVDNQPYSRFLEYVKENMFKKHPYKGTTIGKMADLDAATLEEFLAFNKKFYVPNNATLVVAGDIDVASTKKMIQDYFGPIPRGAEVSKDFPMEDPITEAMTAKGYDANIQIPAIMAAYRTPSMKTRDSRVLDMISSYLSTGRSSVLYKKLVDEKKMALQAGAINVSQEDYGTYILFGLPQGETKLEDIIKEIDEEILKMQTELISERDYQKLQNQFENNFVNSNSSVEGIANSLARYHVLYGDTNLINSEIEIFRSITREDIQAVAKKYLNPNQRLLLEYLPKEK; via the coding sequence ATGAAGAAAAGTATTTTATCTCTTGCTTCCGCAATGTTATTTGTTTTTGCAACAAATGCACAAAAAGTGGAATTTGAAGAGTACGATTTAGATAACGGAATGCACGTTATTTTGCACAAAGACACTTCTGCTCCGGTAGTAATAACCTCTGTAATGTATCATGTTGGTGCTAAAGATGAGCAACCAGGAAGAACAGGAATGGCTCATTTTTTTGAACATTTATTGTTTGAAGGAACAAAAAATATAGGTAAAGGCGAGTGGTTTAAAATGGTTTCTTCGAATGGCGGAAGAAATAATGCAAATACTACAGACGATAGAACATACTACTATGAAATTTTTCCTTCTAATAAATTAGAATTAGGACTTTGGATGGAATCTGAACGTTTATTGCATCCTATTATTGGTCAAGATGGCGTTGATACACAAAATGAAGTTGTTAAAGAAGAAAAAAGATTGCGTGTAGACAATCAGCCTTATTCGCGTTTTTTAGAATATGTTAAAGAAAATATGTTTAAAAAACATCCCTATAAAGGAACCACGATTGGTAAAATGGCAGATTTAGATGCTGCTACTTTAGAGGAGTTTTTAGCATTCAATAAAAAGTTTTATGTACCTAATAATGCAACTTTAGTGGTTGCGGGTGATATTGATGTAGCTTCCACAAAAAAAATGATTCAGGATTATTTCGGACCGATTCCAAGAGGTGCAGAAGTTAGTAAAGACTTCCCGATGGAAGATCCTATCACAGAAGCAATGACTGCAAAAGGCTATGATGCAAATATTCAAATTCCTGCAATTATGGCGGCTTACAGAACGCCTTCTATGAAAACAAGAGATTCTAGAGTTTTAGACATGATTTCCTCTTACCTAAGTACCGGAAGAAGCTCCGTGCTTTATAAGAAGTTAGTTGATGAGAAAAAAATGGCTTTACAAGCGGGTGCTATCAATGTAAGTCAAGAAGATTACGGAACTTATATTTTATTTGGTTTACCGCAAGGTGAAACAAAATTAGAAGACATCATTAAAGAAATTGATGAAGAAATTCTTAAAATGCAAACAGAATTAATTTCAGAAAGAGATTATCAAAAATTGCAAAATCAGTTTGAAAATAATTTTGTGAACTCAAATTCTAGTGTAGAAGGTATTGCAAATTCTTTAGCACGTTATCATGTTTTATACGGAGATACCAATTTAATCAATAGTGAAATTGAGATTTTCAGATCAATTACCAGAGAGGACATTCAAGCAGTTGCAAAAAAATATTTGAATCCTAATCAACGATTACTTTTAGAATATTTGCCAAAAGAAAAATAA
- a CDS encoding YeeE/YedE family protein, with protein MDLILQPWPWYIGGPLIAISLLLYFYFGQNFGASTNFDTLCSMAGAGKFSDYFKKDWKERDFALMFVIGLIIGGFIAANYLIPNQNIDLNPTTVQELTDLGFSNVGNQYFPDEIFGEDVFSSLKGFLILIISGVLVGFGTRYAGGCTSGHAITGLSSLQLPSLLAVIGFFIGGIIATWFIIPILF; from the coding sequence ATGGATTTGATTTTACAACCTTGGCCTTGGTATATCGGTGGCCCATTAATAGCAATTTCGTTGTTATTATATTTTTATTTTGGACAGAATTTTGGAGCTTCTACAAATTTCGACACACTTTGCTCTATGGCGGGCGCCGGAAAATTTTCTGATTACTTTAAAAAAGATTGGAAAGAACGAGATTTTGCCTTGATGTTTGTAATCGGATTGATTATTGGTGGCTTTATTGCTGCAAATTATTTAATTCCAAATCAAAACATAGACTTAAATCCTACAACGGTGCAAGAATTGACAGATTTAGGTTTTTCAAATGTTGGAAACCAATATTTTCCTGATGAGATTTTTGGAGAAGACGTTTTTTCATCACTAAAAGGTTTTCTCATTTTAATAATTTCGGGAGTTTTAGTTGGTTTCGGAACACGGTATGCAGGCGGTTGTACTTCTGGACATGCAATTACGGGTTTAAGCAGTTTACAATTACCGTCTTTATTAGCGGTTATTGGCTTTTTTATTGGCGGGATCATCGCAACTTGGTTTATAATTCCGATTCTTTTTTAA
- a CDS encoding LytR/AlgR family response regulator transcription factor, which translates to MDKIKVLVVEDEVLIADDICKALYELSYIPIDPAITYTEAIATIEREKPDIAILDIHLSGSKTGIDLAKKIRQSYNFPFIFLTANADSYTLHKAKEVMPNAYLIKPFSKKELYTSIEIALHNFSSQEQSLKNTNLSVVDSLFVKDKSNFKKIYFKDILYLKSAHVYIEIVLKNNQNIVTRSSLNEVIHKLNNNFLRVHRGFIINKQHLKQISNTFLIVENIEIPIGKKYKENVLKAITYI; encoded by the coding sequence ATGGATAAAATAAAAGTATTAGTGGTTGAAGATGAGGTTCTAATTGCAGATGATATTTGTAAAGCTTTGTATGAACTCTCTTATATCCCCATAGATCCTGCCATTACATACACAGAAGCTATTGCAACCATAGAAAGAGAAAAGCCAGATATTGCAATTTTAGATATTCATTTATCAGGTAGTAAAACAGGTATCGATTTGGCAAAAAAGATAAGACAATCATATAATTTTCCTTTTATTTTTTTAACCGCAAATGCGGATTCTTACACGCTACATAAAGCAAAAGAAGTAATGCCCAATGCATATTTAATAAAGCCGTTTTCTAAAAAAGAATTGTATACATCTATTGAAATTGCCTTGCATAATTTTTCTAGTCAAGAACAAAGTTTAAAAAACACCAACCTTAGCGTTGTTGATTCTCTTTTTGTAAAAGATAAAAGTAATTTTAAAAAAATTTATTTTAAAGATATATTGTATTTAAAAAGCGCTCATGTTTATATCGAGATCGTTTTAAAAAACAATCAAAATATTGTGACCAGATCTAGCTTAAATGAGGTAATTCATAAATTAAATAATAATTTTTTAAGAGTTCATAGAGGTTTCATTATCAATAAACAGCACCTAAAACAAATAAGTAATACTTTTCTAATAGTAGAAAATATAGAAATCCCGATAGGGAAAAAATACAAGGAAAATGTTCTAAAAGCAATTACGTATATTTAA
- a CDS encoding 3-deoxy-D-manno-octulosonic acid transferase, which translates to MKFMYQALVFLATKILFVLQYFNKKLKLFVEGRNETFLKIAELKNEKTVWFHAASLGEFEQAIPIIEALKKEYKQYKILVTFFSPSGYEVRKNYKLADAICYLPLDSKSNARKFIKEVNPTLVVFIKYEFWPNFLYELKNKEIPTILVSGILRENQLFFKWYGGFMKKSLEAFDHFFVQNVTSKTLLNTINFKNVTIAGDTRFDRVSKILEQDNRLDFISEFKNNQYLVVAGSTWKEDEELLVNYINHDASENEKFIIAPHNMNGDAVLELQKSIQKKTILYSTKAGKNLKEYQVFIIDTIGILTKIYAVANVAYVGGGLKTGLHNILEPATFGIPVVIGNKYEKFQEAVDLVKRKGCISIHHQKDFSSIFAKLYKDEGFRKSTGEINKKYIQQNLGATKLIMDYLNTKL; encoded by the coding sequence ATGAAATTTATGTACCAGGCACTTGTTTTTTTAGCAACTAAAATTCTATTTGTTTTACAATATTTCAATAAGAAATTAAAGCTTTTTGTTGAGGGAAGAAATGAAACATTCTTAAAAATAGCCGAACTAAAAAACGAAAAAACAGTTTGGTTTCATGCGGCTTCTTTGGGCGAATTTGAGCAAGCAATACCAATTATAGAAGCGTTAAAAAAAGAATACAAACAATATAAAATTCTAGTTACTTTTTTTTCCCCATCCGGTTATGAAGTTAGAAAAAACTATAAGTTAGCAGATGCTATTTGTTATTTACCCTTAGATTCAAAATCGAATGCAAGAAAATTTATAAAAGAAGTAAATCCTACTTTGGTAGTTTTTATAAAATATGAGTTCTGGCCAAATTTTTTGTATGAATTAAAAAATAAGGAGATTCCAACAATTTTGGTATCGGGTATTTTAAGAGAAAATCAGTTGTTTTTTAAATGGTATGGTGGCTTTATGAAAAAATCTTTAGAAGCTTTTGATCATTTTTTTGTTCAAAATGTAACTTCTAAAACCTTGTTAAACACTATTAATTTTAAGAATGTAACGATTGCTGGAGATACTCGCTTTGATCGGGTTTCTAAAATTTTAGAACAAGACAATAGACTCGATTTTATTTCTGAATTTAAAAATAATCAATACCTTGTTGTTGCCGGAAGTACCTGGAAAGAAGATGAAGAATTGTTAGTGAATTATATCAATCATGACGCTTCGGAAAATGAAAAGTTTATCATTGCGCCACACAATATGAATGGGGATGCTGTTTTAGAACTTCAGAAATCAATCCAAAAAAAAACAATTTTATATTCTACAAAAGCAGGTAAAAATTTAAAAGAATATCAAGTTTTTATTATTGATACGATTGGTATTTTAACTAAAATTTATGCGGTTGCTAATGTTGCTTATGTGGGTGGAGGTTTAAAAACCGGTTTACATAATATTCTAGAGCCAGCAACTTTTGGTATTCCTGTGGTCATAGGAAATAAATATGAGAAATTTCAAGAAGCTGTTGATTTAGTGAAGCGGAAAGGATGCATTTCTATACATCATCAGAAGGATTTTTCTAGTATTTTTGCTAAACTTTATAAGGATGAAGGTTTTCGAAAATCAACCGGAGAAATCAATAAGAAATATATTCAACAGAACCTTGGTGCTACAAAATTAATTATGGATTATTTAAATACAAAATTATAA
- a CDS encoding YeeE/YedE thiosulfate transporter family protein has product MKNIKFLILGVFFAIVLSKTQAISWYRFYEMFKFQSFHMFGIIGGAVVISLVFMQLFKSGKIKDINGNKIVPKPKKKGFISTIFGGTLFGLGWAISGACAAPIFVILGFKLVPALILLVGALLGAFIYGLLSKKLPN; this is encoded by the coding sequence ATGAAAAATATTAAATTTTTAATTTTAGGAGTTTTTTTCGCCATTGTTTTAAGTAAAACGCAAGCCATTTCTTGGTATCGTTTTTACGAAATGTTCAAGTTTCAATCGTTTCATATGTTCGGAATTATTGGCGGAGCAGTGGTCATCTCTTTGGTTTTTATGCAATTATTTAAAAGTGGAAAAATTAAGGATATCAACGGAAATAAAATAGTACCAAAACCAAAGAAAAAAGGATTTATAAGCACCATTTTTGGCGGAACTTTATTCGGTTTAGGCTGGGCAATTTCTGGAGCTTGTGCGGCACCCATTTTTGTAATATTAGGTTTTAAATTGGTGCCGGCTCTAATTTTATTGGTTGGTGCACTTTTAGGAGCATTTATTTATGGACTGTTAAGTAAGAAATTGCCAAATTAA
- a CDS encoding sensor histidine kinase: protein MRTPYFILLFLTTFITSAQSLNSFSEKKNIPEPYNLKVERYIIENKLDSAAYYLDLKIEQGRYYDFYRNIINNKPVSYSEFYSFISGLGNRRSQSYDQISNFINRHVIEPTNTKNINLEYVEIKWTQISKLRDEVSLDKASVEQHKLEQYINKFSDSNKDVLRAKTKIKTHPIVMYLIQNDPKGKELCLEALETARKLNDKQLEIMFLYHLSDFLVNERKLDEYIAISEKGLELQEELAATSPYYHSTIEHLIDAYIFKGGHNERVISLIGILFNDPDTKKFTYVLYIKLIGKLQKDEFLKKKILNKFDAKDIPTLIENLEVLAKDLSPNDLNQFYKVSSNTLATYKFYDLALRYKDKNINNTKKIYSEDLSNSLANYKIQQVVKEKEKEIIFEKEKKDLYAIIAALAGIFLFFCFIIIMKIKRQSKDLSEKNNIIRKTLKEKEVLMTEVHHRVKNNFQIISSLLELQLEGIEDEQAINRIKQGKDRVKSMALIHQKLFRNESGLIDFNEYISLLIKEISFVYELKIKVATKIEVENIFLDVDTAIPLGLIINEAITNSFKYAFTSDKKNTLFIQISKEHAHNYKLIIEDNGSGISNDLDLAKTTSLGLKLIYRLVKQLHGSITQTNINGAKFVIYFKDEHARKMTH from the coding sequence ATGAGAACCCCCTATTTTATTCTCTTATTCCTTACAACGTTTATTACTTCTGCACAATCTTTAAATTCTTTTAGCGAAAAGAAAAATATACCAGAACCATATAACTTAAAAGTAGAAAGGTATATTATTGAAAATAAACTGGACTCTGCAGCATATTATTTAGATTTAAAGATAGAGCAAGGAAGGTATTACGATTTTTATAGAAATATTATAAACAATAAACCCGTTTCATATTCAGAATTTTATTCTTTTATTTCTGGATTAGGAAATAGACGCTCCCAAAGCTATGATCAGATTTCTAATTTTATCAATCGTCATGTAATCGAGCCTACGAATACTAAAAATATAAATTTAGAGTATGTAGAAATTAAATGGACTCAAATATCTAAATTAAGAGACGAGGTTAGTTTAGATAAAGCTTCGGTAGAGCAGCATAAATTAGAGCAATACATCAACAAATTTAGTGATTCTAATAAGGATGTTTTAAGAGCTAAAACAAAGATAAAAACGCATCCTATTGTGATGTATTTAATTCAGAATGATCCGAAGGGAAAAGAACTTTGCTTAGAAGCTTTAGAAACCGCACGAAAGTTAAATGATAAGCAACTAGAAATTATGTTTTTATATCATTTATCAGACTTTTTAGTGAACGAAAGGAAATTAGATGAATATATCGCGATTAGCGAAAAAGGTTTGGAGTTACAGGAAGAACTAGCGGCAACGAGTCCTTATTATCACAGTACCATAGAACATTTAATTGATGCTTATATTTTTAAAGGAGGGCATAATGAAAGAGTCATCAGTTTAATTGGTATTCTTTTTAATGATCCAGATACAAAGAAATTTACCTATGTGTTATACATAAAGTTAATTGGTAAGCTACAGAAAGATGAATTTTTAAAAAAGAAAATTTTAAATAAGTTTGATGCGAAAGACATCCCTACTTTGATAGAAAATTTAGAGGTTTTAGCCAAAGATTTAAGTCCAAATGATTTGAATCAATTTTATAAAGTTAGTTCAAATACATTAGCAACTTACAAATTTTATGATTTAGCGCTTCGTTATAAAGACAAAAATATAAATAATACCAAAAAAATTTATTCAGAAGATCTCTCGAATTCCTTAGCGAATTATAAAATACAACAAGTTGTTAAAGAGAAGGAAAAAGAAATTATTTTTGAAAAAGAAAAGAAAGATCTTTATGCCATTATAGCTGCATTGGCAGGGATATTTTTGTTTTTTTGTTTTATTATTATCATGAAAATAAAAAGACAATCCAAAGATTTATCGGAAAAAAATAACATTATTCGAAAAACTTTAAAGGAAAAAGAAGTTCTTATGACAGAAGTACATCATCGTGTTAAGAATAATTTTCAAATTATATCTAGTTTGTTAGAACTCCAGTTAGAGGGTATAGAAGATGAACAGGCAATCAATCGCATTAAACAAGGTAAAGACAGAGTAAAATCGATGGCTTTAATCCATCAAAAATTATTTAGAAATGAAAGTGGTTTAATAGATTTTAACGAATATATAAGTTTATTAATTAAGGAAATATCATTCGTGTACGAATTGAAAATAAAAGTTGCTACAAAAATTGAAGTAGAAAATATTTTTTTGGATGTAGATACAGCCATTCCGTTAGGTTTAATTATCAATGAAGCAATTACAAACTCATTTAAATATGCTTTTACAAGTGATAAAAAGAACACTCTTTTTATTCAAATTTCAAAAGAGCACGCGCATAATTATAAATTAATTATTGAAGATAACGGATCAGGAATATCAAATGATTTAGACCTTGCAAAAACTACTAGTTTAGGTTTAAAACTTATCTACAGATTGGTAAAACAATTGCATGGTAGTATTACTCAAACAAATATAAATGGAGCGAAATTTGTAATTTATTTTAAAGATGAACACGCCAGAAAAATGACACATTAG
- the rpmA gene encoding 50S ribosomal protein L27 — MAHKKGVGSSKNGRESESKRLGVKIFGGQAAIAGNILVRQRGTTHNPGENVYMGKDHTLHAKVDGVVEFRKKKDNRSYVSITPFEV; from the coding sequence ATGGCACATAAAAAAGGAGTAGGTAGTTCGAAGAATGGTAGAGAATCAGAATCGAAACGTCTAGGAGTAAAAATATTTGGAGGACAAGCTGCAATTGCAGGTAATATTCTTGTTCGTCAAAGAGGAACAACGCACAATCCAGGAGAAAACGTTTACATGGGTAAAGATCATACTTTACATGCAAAAGTTGATGGAGTTGTTGAATTTCGTAAGAAAAAAGACAATAGATCTTATGTTTCTATAACTCCATTCGAGGTATAA